The region GAAGTTTTTATTAACTTTAAGAAACTTGATAAAATATATAACTTAGAAGATACGAATCTAGGCTGTAATAATTCGTTATTTTCCAATAAAAAAGGTCAGTTTTTAACTGGCCTTTTTTTATGTCTAATTTTTACATATATATATTTAATAAGCTTAATATAAATATAGGTCCCACAAAAGCTGCAACTAAACCAATAAGCATAAAATCTTTAGAATTTAATTTTCCAGATGCAAAAGCTATAGCATTTGGTGGGGTAGATACAGGTAGAACCATAGCACAAGATGCACATAAAGCTATACTAATTACCATATAAGCTACTATAGAATCACCCAAACCACTTACTAGTGCAACAATTAAAGGTAACATAATATTTGTTGCAGCAGTATTACTCATAAAGTTAGAAACTAAAATAACAATAAAAGCAAATATAGAAACAATAATAAATATATTTAGCCCCTCTAGATTAAACTGTGTACCGATCCACTCATCTAAACCAGTTTTTGATACACCAGCACCTAATGAGAGTCCACCTATTATTAAAATAATTACATCCCATCTAATCTCTTTAATATCTTCATTATCAATAATACCAAATATAGTAAAAACAACTATTGGAAATAGTGAAACAACAGGAGTAGGTATATGGTGTAAGGGACCAGATAACCACAATAACACTGTTATAGTAAACACCAAAATAACCAAAGCTTTTTTCCAACTAGGTATTGTAGGAATTTTAGTAAATGTAGTAGTAGAATCATCATAATGTGGAATTTTTCTTACTTTATTTATATTTATTTCATCTTCTGTTGATTTATATATTTTTAATATTAACCATCTAAAAAATACTACTATTAATATGGCAGGAGGTAAGGCTATAGCCATCCATTCTAAAAAAGATGGTGCATTATTTCCTAAAATACCTACAGCAATTGCATTTGGAGGCGTACCTATTATAGTTCCCATTCCCCCTATATTTGCAGCAATCACAACTCCTAAAAGAATACCTTTTTGAAAAGGATTATGTTCATTCATATTTTTTAACATTGGTATTAATAGAGTCATCATCATAGCTGTTGTTGCCGTATTAGATACAAACATTGATAAAATAAAAGTTGTTAACATAAGTCCTGTTAATATATTATGAGGTTTATTACCAAAATAAAAGATAACCCTTTTTGCAAGCCATAGATCTAATTTTGTTTTGGAAGCAGCAATAGCTAAAATAAATCCTGCCATAAACAAAAATATCAAAGGATTTGACCAAGGTTTTAAAAAATATATCCACTCTTTTGAGTTTGAATCAAAATCAAAGTTATTAAAGCCTAATAGAAGTATTTCTAAGGATATTAACAAAAAGGATACAGCAAAGGCTGGAATTGCTTCTGTCATCCATAATAAAGCCGAGAAAGACAAAATAAATAACATTAAACTAGCCTCATAAGATAAACTTGAATATTCTGGAACTATTGCAATAAAAAAAGCTATAAGAAGAGAGAAAAAAAATCTACTAACAGAATGTTTAATTGAGAACTTAAGTTTACCATGTATAATTTTACGTAAATGAAAACGACTGTCAAGCATTAATTACCTTTTATCTTTAAAAATATATTATATTATTAAAATGCTAAAATATGAAACAAGTAAATAGAAGGTAATAATAAGCGAAGGATTCAGAGAAAAAGAAGAGGCTAAAAAAAAAGCTTCATCAAATACAACCGATGTTGAATTGAATGAAGCTTGTTAAATACTCAAGAGCTGGCAGCGGCCTACGTTTCCACAAGTGAAACCTGCAGTATTATCAGCGCAGAGGTGCTTGACTTCCGGGTTCGGAATGGAGCCGGGTATTTCCACCTCGCTATAACCACCAGCAATATGAGTAAAGAAAGTATTTTAAAAATATATCTCTTTACTCACATTTATGAGTTATAAAAATTAATGTTAAGTCTTTGCGTTATCTCTAACGTCTTGAACACAATACTGAGTTAAACTCAATAAGATAGTAAACCAAGAAATTATATAAAAAAGCCAAACGATCTATTAGTACTAGTCAGCTAAACGTCTTTCAACGCTTACACATCTAGCCTATCAACCAGCTAGTCTTGCTGGGATCTTCAGGGAAAGTTCATCTTAGAGTTGGCTTCGAGCTTAGATGCTTTCAGCTCTTATCACATCCGTACGTAGCTACCCAACGATGCCCTTGGCAGAACAATTGGTACACTAGTGGTACGTTCATCCCGGTCCTCTCGTACTAGGGACAAATCTCTTCAACTTTCCTACGCCCACGGAAGATAGGGACCGAACTGTCTCACGACGTTCTGAACCCAGCTCGCGTACCGCTTTAAATGGCGAACAGCCATACCCTTGGGACCTGCTCCAGCCCCAGGATGCGATGAGCCGACATCGAGGTGCCAAACCTCCCCGTCGATGTGAGCTCTTGGGGGAGATCAGCCTGTTATCCCCGGCGTACCTTTTATCCTTTGAGCGATGGCCCTTCCACACAGAACCACCGGATCACTATGACCGACTTTCGTCTCTGTTCGACTTGTATGTCTCACAGTCAAGCTAGTTTTTGCCATTATACTCAACTGGCGATTTCCATCCGCCATGAACTAACCTTTGTAAGCCTCCGTTACTTTTTAGGAGGCGACCGCCCCAGTCAAACTACCCACCAGACATTGTCCTGAAGAAGGATAACTTCTCGCAGTTAGTAACTCAAATATTCAAGGGTGGTATCTCAAGGTTGGCTCCACTTGTACTGGCGTCCAAGTTTCAAAGCCTCCCACCTATCCTGCACATGAATATCCAAGCTACAGTGTCAAGCTGTAGTAAAGGTGCACGGGGTCTTTCCGTCTTTCCGCGGGTAGGAGGAATTTTCACCTCCACTACAATTTCACTGGATCCCTGGTTGAGACAGCTCCCATCTCGTTACGCCATTCATGCAGGTCGGTATTTAACCGACAAGGAATTTCGCTACCTTAGGACCGTTATAGTTACGGCCGCCGTTTACTCGGGCTTCAATCAAGAGCTTCGCTAATGCTAACTCCATCAGTTAACCTTCGAGCACCGGGCAGGCGTCACACCTTATACATCCACTTACGTGTTAGCAAAGTGCTGTGTTTTTGGTAAACAGTCGGGAGGGACTCTTTGTTGCAACCTTCTCCGCTTTCGAGAGCAAGTCTCTATACAGAGGTAGGCACACCTTATACCGAAGATACGGTGCTAGTTTGCAGAGTTCCTTAACCAGGGTTCTTCCACGCGCCTTAGAATACTCATCCCACCCACCTGTGTCGGTTTACGGTACGGGCAACAAATAATATACTTAGTGGCTTTTCTTGGCACGACAGTATCATCGATTCTCTATCTCCTCCGAAGAGTGTCAAGAGCCTGTAAGATCTCGGTCTAACGTTACCCGGATTTGCCTAAGTAACAACCTACGTCCTTCGAGCCACACTTCCATCAGTGACCTCGATTAACTCTATGCGTCCCCACATCGCGCTTATTTGTTGGTATTGGAATATTAACCAATTTGCCATCGTCTACCCCTTTCGGACTCGACTTAGGACCCGACTAACCCTACGATGACGAGCATCGCGTAGGAAACCTTGGGTTTTCGGCGTTAAGGATTCTCACCTTAATTCTCGCTACTCATGCCTGCATGCTCACTTCTATCCGCTCCAACGCTCCTTACCGGTACATCTTCAACGCTGAATAGAACGCTCTCCTACCACTCAGTAAACTGAGTCTAAAGCTTCGGTGTACATCTTAGCCCCGTTATATTTTCCGCGCAGAATCACTAGACCAGTGAGCTGTTACGCTTTCTTTAAAGGGTGGCTGCTTCTAAGCCAACCTCCTGGTTGTCACAGTAACTCCACATCGTTTTCCACTTAGATGTAACTTAGGGACCTTAGCTGTTAGTCTGGGTTGTTCCCCTCTCGACATAGGATTTTATCACCCTACGCCTGACTCCTATGATTACGCATATAGTATTCGAAGTTTGATAGGGTTTGGTACCGCGGTAAGCAGCCCTAGCCCATTCAGTGCTCTACCCCTATATGTTACTACATAAGGCTATACCTAAATATATTTCGGAGAGAACCAGCTATCACGAAGTTTGATTGGCCTTTCACCCCTATCCACAAGTCATCCGAAGACTTTTCAACGCCTACCGGTTCGGTCCTCCACTAGCTCTTACACCAGCTTCAACCTGCTCATGGATAGATCACTTCGTTTCGGGTCTGCAGCATCTGACTAATTCGCCCTATTAAGACTCGCTTTCGCTACGGCTTCGTACTTGACTTAACCTTGCCAGATACCACAACTCGCAGGCTCATTATGCAAAAGGCAGTCCGTCACCCTGATAAATCATAGGGCTCCGAATGATTGTAAGCTAATGGTTTCAGGTTCTATTTCACTCCCCTCACTGGGGTACTTTTCACCTTTCCCTCACGGTACTTGTTCACTATCGATCTGTAAGTAGTATTTAGGGTTGGAAGGTGGTCCTCCCATATTCAGACAAAATATCACGTGTTCCGTCCTACTCGTTCTTAAGCCTAGTACCACATTAAAAATTTCGGTTACAGGAGTTTCACCTTCTATGCTTTACCTTTCCAGGTAATTCACCTATTTAAAATGCTATCACTTAATGCCCTAATCCCATTTCGCTCGCCGCTACTTTGGGAATCTCAATTGATTTCTCTTCCTCTGGTTACTGAGATGTTTCACTTCACCAGGTTCGCCTCCTCGAAAGGATAACATGCTTAACATGCTGGGTTGTCCCATTCGGAAATCACCGGATCAAAGCCTCTTGACGGCTCCCCGATGCTTATCGCAGTCTAGTACGTCCTTCATCGCCTCTTACAGTCTAGGCATCCACCATTAGCCCTTTATAGCTTTTTAATCTCCTTTAAAAATTCGCATTTTTAAAGGGACCAATTCTTGAGAATAAAATAACTTTCGTTATTCTACCTTTTTTGAATAATTATTCCTTGGCTACTATCTTATTGAATTTACTTCAATAACATAGCTGTGTCTATCTATACTTTTTATATTAATAAATCTCTTTATTAACATAATCATTTTTAGATATGAAATTTTTTTGTTTTTTTAACAATCTTCATACGAAAGATTATTAAACGAAAAAATTAAAGACTTTAACATTATGTTTTTAAATATCATTTTGACTTTAAAAGTCAAATATAAATTCAATTCTTTTATTGAACTTATATTTGATTTTTTTATCAAACTTTTTAACTTGATCTGTTCTTAATAGATGGTGGAGATAAGCGGGATCGAACCGCTGACCTCCTGCGTGCAAGGCAGGCGCTCTCCCAGCTGAGCTATATCCCCACATACTAATCAGATTATTATATGGTGGGCCTACCAGGACTTGAACCTGGGACCTCACGATTATCAGTCGAGCGCTCTAGCCAGCTGAGCTATAGGCCCTTTCTTCACCTATTATTGAAATAATCTTTATAAACCGAACATGATAAACTTGCTATCTTTGATAGCTTTGGAAGAGTTAATCGAATAACTCTTCTCTTCTCTGAAAGGAGGTGATCCAACCGCAGGTTCTCCTACGGTTACCTTGTTACGACTTCACCCCAGTCGCTGAATCCACTGTGGAGGGTAGCTACTTTAGCATCCCCGCTTCGAATGAGTTCAACTCCCATGGTGTGACGGGCGGTGAGTACAAGACCCGGGAACGTATTCACCGTAGCATTGCTGATCTACGATTACTAGCGATTCCAACTTCAAGTAGTCGAGTTGCAGACTACTATCCGAACTGGGAGGCATTTTTGAGATTTGCTCCACCTCGCGGTATCGCTGCTCTTTGTATGCCCCATTGTAGCACGTGTGTAGCCCTGGACGTAAGGGCCATGATGACTTGACGTCGTCCACACCTTCCTCCTACTTGCGTAGGCAGTCTCGTTAGAGTTCTCAGCCGAACTGTTAGCAACTAACGACGTGGGTTGCGCTCGTTGCGGGACTTAACCCAACATCTCACGACACGAGCTGACGACAGCCGTGCAGCACCTGTCCTACAGTTTCTGCAAGCAGACACCAATCTATCTCTAGAAAGTTCTGTAAATGTCAAGTCCAGGTAAGGTTCTTCGCGTATCGTCGAATTAAACCACATGCTCCACCGCTTGTGCGGGTCCCCGTCTATTCCTTTGAGTTTTAATCTTGCGACCGTACTCCCCAGGCGGTACACTTAATGTGTTAACTGCATTACTGCAATGTCTAGCATCGCAACAACTAGTGTACATCGTTTAGGGCGTGGACTACCAGGGTATCTAATCCTGTTTGCTCCCCACGCTTTCGCGTCTCAGCGTCAATAATGTTCCAGTAGATCGCCTTCGCAATCGGTATTCCTTCTGATCTCTACGGATTTTACCCCTACACCAGAAATTCCATCTACCTCTCCCATATTCTAGATAGACAGTTTCAAAAGCAGTTCTATGGTTGAGCCATAGGATTTCACTTCTGACTTATCTATCCGCCTACACGCTCTTTACGCCCAGTGATTCCGAGTAACGCTTGCACCCTCCGTATTACCGCGGCTGCTGGCACGGAGTTAGCCGGTGCTTATTCATATAGTACCGTCATTATCTTCCTATATAAAAGGAGTTTACGCTCCGAAAAGTGTCATCCTCCACGCGGCGTTGCTGCATCAGAGTTTCCTCCATTGTGCAATATTCCCCACTGCTGCCTCCCGTAGGAGTCTGGACCGTGTCTCAGTTCCAGTGTGACTGATCATCCTCTCAAACCAGTTAGGCGTCATTGACTTGGTGAGCCATTACCTCACCAACTATCTGATACCATACAGTCCCATCCTCTAGCACTAAAGCGTTTCCCCAGCATACTTATGTATTATGGGCATATAGGGCATTAGCAGACGTTTCCATCTGTTATTCCTTTCTAGAGGGCAGGTTAACTATACATTACTCACCCGTGCGCCACTTAGCTGACAACTTAAGCAAGCTTAAGTCCGTTCTCGTTCGACTTGCATGTGTTAGGCACGCCGCCAGCGTTCACTCTGAGCCAGGATCAAACTCTCCATAATAAAAAATTTGATTCTCTGACTTATATTTTATTACTTATGTAACAAATATTAAATCTCATTTGTAAAGCTTAGCTTTATGTTTCTAAATAGACAAGGATATAATTTACTTATATTCTTGTTGTTATATTTTTGTTTATCATATTCGGTTTATAAAGATTATATTCTCTTAACAAACCTTCGTTTTTAAAGATCATCCATCTCTTCAAAACTTTGTGTCGTTCCTCTGAAATTGGACGGGAATTATAATAGATTTTCTTAAACTTGTCAAGGGTTTATTCTTATTTCTGGCTTAAATTTTTAAATTCTTTCCTCTTTTTGTTTCTTTTCTTTCTTCTTTTTTCCAACTTCCCCCTTTTTATGGTCTTTCCTCTTTATATACATATCCACTTCTTCCTTCTATTATTATCTCTCTTCTCTCATTTTCTTTTGTTTTTATCTCTATTTTACATCTTTCTTTTATCTCATATTCCTCTTCTTCATCTTCTTTATTACTTAATTTTGAATACACTCTCCCTTCTACTCCATATGATATCTGTCCTATTATTCTTGTGTATTACATGTTAGTTTTACCCCTTCTACCTCAAACAATTATTACCATTTACAATCTAGATTCAATAAAGAGCTAAAAAAGAAAGAAGAAACACATAAAGATATAATAAAAAAGAGCTAAGAGGAATAAGAAGCCAATTAGATAGCTATAAAAAGCAAAGAGAGGTAAGTAAGTAAAAAAGGCAATAAATGATTAAGAATATAAAAGAAAGCCTCAAGAACATAAAAATACAAGTAAAAAAACACCTAAAGAAATAGAAGCTAGTAACAAAGTAAGAAGAACTATTAAAAAGCACCTAAAACAAATATATAAAGCTTAAAGAGTAAATAAACATAACTATAAGAATAAATAAAAAATTAATAAAATAAAATAAGATAAATAATAAGCGAAGAATTCAGAGTAAAAGAAGAGGCTAAAAAAAAAGCTTCATCAAATACAACCGATGTTGAATTGAATGAAGCTTGTTAAATACTCAAGAGCTGGCAGCGGCCTACGTTTCCACAAGTGAAACCTGCAGTATTATCAGCGCAGAGGTGCTTGACTTCCGGGTTCGGAATGGAGCCGGGTATTTCCACCTCGCTATAACCACCAGCAATATGAGTAAAGAAAGTATTTTAAAAATATATCTCTTTACTCACATTTATGAGTTATAAAAATTAATGTTAAGTCTTTGCGTTATCTCTAACGTCTTGAACACAATACTGAGTTAAACTCAATAAGATAGT is a window of Halarcobacter sp. DNA encoding:
- a CDS encoding SLC13 family permease gives rise to the protein MLDSRFHLRKIIHGKLKFSIKHSVSRFFFSLLIAFFIAIVPEYSSLSYEASLMLFILSFSALLWMTEAIPAFAVSFLLISLEILLLGFNNFDFDSNSKEWIYFLKPWSNPLIFLFMAGFILAIAASKTKLDLWLAKRVIFYFGNKPHNILTGLMLTTFILSMFVSNTATTAMMMTLLIPMLKNMNEHNPFQKGILLGVVIAANIGGMGTIIGTPPNAIAVGILGNNAPSFLEWMAIALPPAILIVVFFRWLILKIYKSTEDEININKVRKIPHYDDSTTTFTKIPTIPSWKKALVILVFTITVLLWLSGPLHHIPTPVVSLFPIVVFTIFGIIDNEDIKEIRWDVIILIIGGLSLGAGVSKTGLDEWIGTQFNLEGLNIFIIVSIFAFIVILVSNFMSNTAATNIMLPLIVALVSGLGDSIVAYMVISIALCASCAMVLPVSTPPNAIAFASGKLNSKDFMLIGLVAAFVGPIFILSLLNIYM